In Pengzhenrongella sicca, a single genomic region encodes these proteins:
- a CDS encoding sensor histidine kinase, whose amino-acid sequence MPLLASPAERPDLDRTGQARPWYGPAFVALLVAVLIITTPMSSPMSGLWGSAWAGSVGAGWLVMLMLARASVVAGVVLARRRTAWATALVAWPFLFSPVIGFFEWAWWLALLCVAVLAAVDGPRRALLPFGCTLAVAIGYCLTRVPAMLPIGPVTATSPNSDDVWISLVIYVLASSAAVAIAVAIGMMRRSKMQSVVAAADSNRAREVATIAGERARLARDLHDVVAHHISLVAVRAESAPFMHPQLGEAARTVLADIARDARGALDELRHVLVVLQRTEEQADTGRSPQPGADGIAKLVDDARAAGQDVHLTWSGERHVAAAQGYVMFRAIQEALTNARRHAPGSAVDVVVTVTDAAVTVRICNPVDPQATSHDPGNGLVGMRERVEALGGDLQVDNHDGTFRVVVDLPIAPAADGAVGETLELR is encoded by the coding sequence ATGCCCCTCCTCGCGTCGCCAGCAGAGCGCCCAGATCTGGACCGTACGGGTCAAGCACGCCCGTGGTACGGGCCGGCGTTCGTCGCGCTTCTTGTCGCAGTCCTGATTATCACGACGCCCATGTCGAGCCCGATGTCCGGACTGTGGGGAAGCGCCTGGGCCGGCAGTGTGGGCGCCGGGTGGCTCGTCATGCTGATGCTGGCTCGCGCGAGCGTGGTCGCCGGTGTCGTGCTCGCGCGGCGTCGGACGGCCTGGGCGACGGCGCTGGTCGCCTGGCCGTTCCTGTTCAGCCCCGTCATCGGCTTCTTCGAATGGGCGTGGTGGCTCGCGCTGCTCTGCGTAGCGGTCCTCGCGGCGGTAGACGGCCCGCGCCGGGCGCTCCTTCCGTTCGGCTGCACCCTGGCGGTTGCGATCGGGTACTGCCTGACGCGCGTGCCGGCGATGTTGCCCATCGGCCCGGTCACCGCGACGTCTCCGAACTCGGACGACGTCTGGATCAGCCTGGTGATCTACGTGCTCGCCTCGAGTGCTGCGGTGGCGATCGCCGTAGCGATCGGGATGATGCGCCGTTCGAAGATGCAGAGCGTCGTCGCGGCAGCCGATTCAAACCGTGCGCGTGAGGTGGCAACGATCGCCGGTGAACGCGCCCGCCTCGCCCGCGATCTGCACGACGTCGTCGCCCACCACATCTCGCTCGTCGCCGTGCGAGCCGAGAGCGCGCCGTTCATGCACCCGCAGCTCGGAGAGGCTGCCCGGACAGTCCTCGCGGACATCGCCCGCGACGCACGCGGCGCGCTCGACGAGCTGCGCCACGTGCTCGTGGTGCTGCAACGTACCGAGGAGCAGGCGGACACCGGCCGGTCTCCCCAGCCCGGCGCGGACGGCATCGCGAAACTCGTAGACGATGCCCGCGCGGCGGGCCAGGACGTCCACTTGACATGGTCCGGGGAGCGTCACGTGGCGGCAGCCCAGGGCTATGTGATGTTTCGCGCGATCCAGGAAGCCCTCACGAACGCTCGTCGACATGCGCCAGGTTCCGCGGTCGACGTCGTCGTGACGGTCACGGACGCTGCCGTCACGGTCCGCATCTGCAATCCCGTCGATCCGCAGGCGACATCGCACGACCCCGGGAACGGGCTCGTCGGGATGCGTGAACGTGTTGAAGCTCTCGGTGGCGACCTGCAGGTCGACAACCACGACGGCACCTTCCGGGTGGTTGTTGACCTACCCATCGCGCCGGCTGCCGATGGCGCCGTGGGCGAAACGCTGGAGCTACGATGA
- a CDS encoding DedA family protein, translating to MIDWMFALGGSPLTVLGLYLLVTLDGILPVVPSESVVIALAALAVSGGGSSLAVVLLVAAAGAFTGDQLAYVIGRGVGLRSIPLLRGRRGRAALDWAADTLIQRGPSFLLAARFIPGGRVVASVAAGGLHYPRRRFVAVTSVSAVTWSLYVAALGIGAGTWFAGQPVLAIGVGIAGGALVGLLVDRLFRRQRNRAKTVSTASRATMGATAGRTPEGPGRS from the coding sequence GTGATCGATTGGATGTTTGCCCTTGGGGGCTCGCCTCTCACTGTTCTTGGGCTCTACCTGCTCGTCACGTTGGATGGGATCTTGCCGGTCGTTCCGAGCGAGTCTGTGGTGATAGCGCTCGCGGCACTGGCCGTCTCGGGTGGCGGCTCGAGCCTGGCGGTCGTGCTTCTTGTGGCGGCGGCAGGTGCCTTTACCGGGGATCAGCTCGCCTACGTGATCGGACGCGGGGTCGGGCTGCGGAGCATTCCGTTGCTGCGCGGACGGCGAGGGCGTGCAGCCCTTGATTGGGCGGCCGACACCCTCATACAACGAGGCCCGTCCTTCCTTCTTGCGGCCCGGTTCATCCCGGGTGGGCGGGTCGTCGCGAGCGTCGCGGCAGGGGGGTTGCACTACCCCCGCCGGCGGTTCGTCGCGGTGACCTCGGTGAGTGCAGTCACTTGGTCGCTGTACGTCGCCGCACTCGGGATCGGCGCCGGTACGTGGTTCGCGGGCCAACCGGTCCTGGCGATCGGAGTCGGGATCGCGGGTGGCGCTCTCGTTGGATTGCTGGTCGATCGGTTGTTCCGGCGCCAGCGCAACCGTGCGAAGACCGTGAGCACGGCGTCCCGCGCGACGATGGGTGCAACCGCTGGGCGCACCCCCGAGGGTCCGGGGCGCTCCTGA
- a CDS encoding type II secretion system F family protein, translating to MNATLLLVAALGGLVAGAVVVALAQLGTAHVDVSDAFERMTPPRGRRLLATSAASATGIERLGVWAMRVLPPGMWAKTPTRELVLLRIPLTRFYAEKITFAFLGLVIPPFLVTLFAVLGLKLPVVIPAAASLGLAVVMFFIPNYNAIDDAKKARLEFRRALSAYIDLVATERHNGAGARQAMESAADIANSWVFARLGEELRRSRWSGASPWDALRTLSDELALPELADFADIMRLSGTESVAVYTNLRARSAALRATMLTDELTAANAAGERMTIPGSMLGVVFMALLLAPAILGLFAKT from the coding sequence GTGAACGCCACCCTTCTTCTTGTCGCGGCCCTCGGTGGGCTCGTGGCGGGCGCTGTGGTGGTGGCCCTCGCCCAGCTCGGGACCGCGCATGTCGACGTCAGCGACGCCTTCGAACGCATGACCCCACCGCGTGGGCGCCGCCTGCTCGCGACATCCGCGGCGAGCGCGACCGGCATTGAGCGGCTGGGGGTGTGGGCGATGCGCGTCCTGCCTCCCGGGATGTGGGCCAAGACCCCGACCCGCGAGCTCGTCCTGCTGCGCATCCCCCTGACCCGGTTCTACGCCGAGAAGATCACCTTCGCGTTCCTCGGCCTGGTCATCCCACCCTTCCTGGTCACCTTGTTCGCGGTGCTGGGCCTGAAGTTGCCGGTCGTCATCCCCGCAGCGGCCAGCCTGGGTCTGGCCGTGGTGATGTTCTTCATCCCGAACTACAACGCGATCGACGACGCCAAGAAGGCGCGACTCGAGTTTCGCCGCGCCCTGTCGGCGTACATCGATCTCGTCGCCACCGAACGCCACAACGGCGCCGGGGCGCGTCAAGCGATGGAGTCCGCCGCCGACATCGCGAACTCCTGGGTCTTCGCCCGCCTCGGCGAAGAACTTCGCCGCTCCCGGTGGTCCGGTGCGTCGCCCTGGGATGCGCTGCGCACCCTGTCCGACGAACTCGCACTGCCCGAGCTCGCCGACTTCGCCGACATCATGCGCCTGTCCGGGACCGAGAGCGTCGCCGTCTACACCAACCTGCGGGCCCGCTCCGCAGCGCTGCGCGCCACCATGCTCACCGACGAACTCACCGCAGCAAACGCCGCCGGCGAACGCATGACCATCCCCGGTTCGATGCTCGGCGTCGTGTTCATGGCCCTGCTCCTCGCCCCCGCCATCCTCGGCCTCTTCGCGAAAACCTAG
- a CDS encoding type II secretion system F family protein, giving the protein MRAIVIAGAALVGVSLVVFVASLIPSPEPAPGPAATGRSVRAISRRTRLMLVGGLGGGLLAWVITGWVLAIVIVPVAALGLPALVSAPDVKAQIARLEAMEEWTRSLAGVLTVGLGLEAALMASVRSAPKPIEAEVTRLTSRLRSRWRTEDALRAFADDLDDATGDLIAANLILAARKHGTGLASVLEGLAESVADDVRCRRQVEADRAKPRATARWVTLISVAVLSVLSLASNYTANYATPLGQAVLTVLLAAYVGVLVWMKRMAAGKPWPRILPLSNLGARS; this is encoded by the coding sequence ATGCGCGCCATCGTGATCGCCGGGGCGGCACTCGTGGGAGTGAGCCTGGTCGTGTTCGTCGCCTCTCTCATCCCCTCCCCCGAACCCGCACCCGGGCCGGCCGCGACCGGCCGATCGGTACGCGCGATCTCGCGAAGGACGCGGCTGATGCTGGTGGGCGGCCTGGGTGGGGGGCTGCTGGCCTGGGTGATCACCGGGTGGGTGCTCGCGATCGTGATCGTGCCGGTCGCCGCTCTCGGGCTACCAGCTCTGGTGAGCGCGCCAGACGTGAAAGCCCAGATCGCTCGCCTGGAGGCGATGGAGGAATGGACCCGGTCACTGGCCGGGGTGCTCACCGTCGGCCTCGGCCTCGAGGCCGCGCTCATGGCGTCGGTGCGATCGGCACCGAAGCCCATCGAGGCGGAGGTGACCCGGTTGACCTCCCGGTTGCGCTCGAGGTGGCGCACCGAAGACGCCCTGCGCGCGTTCGCCGATGACCTCGACGACGCCACCGGTGACCTCATCGCCGCCAACCTCATCCTCGCCGCCCGCAAACACGGCACCGGCCTCGCGTCCGTCCTCGAAGGACTCGCCGAATCGGTTGCCGACGACGTGCGCTGCCGCCGACAGGTCGAAGCCGACCGCGCCAAACCCCGAGCCACCGCCCGGTGGGTCACCCTCATCTCCGTCGCCGTCCTGAGCGTCCTTTCGTTGGCGAGCAACTACACCGCCAACTACGCCACCCCCCTCGGCCAAGCTGTCCTGACCGTCCTGCTCGCCGCGTATGTCGGCGTGCTCGTATGGATGAAACGCATGGCAGCAGGCAAGCCCTGGCCCCGGATTTTGCCTTTGAGCAACCTCGGAGCGCGGTCGTGA
- a CDS encoding TadE/TadG family type IV pilus assembly protein translates to MSPPRPPSSPEGRRPRRPRPGPRHRRGRVHEREHERGSGSIEMLLVLPALFTIVILAIQGAFYYHAHTLAIAAAQEGARTAGALNSTAAHGAAAAADFIADVGGDDVLTGVEVGAERTDTSARITVDGYSASLIPGWNPPIQAAATVPVERVTPP, encoded by the coding sequence ATGTCACCGCCCAGACCGCCCTCATCACCTGAGGGCCGCCGCCCGCGGCGCCCGCGACCTGGCCCGCGCCACCGGCGCGGCCGGGTGCACGAGCGTGAGCACGAGCGTGGGTCGGGTTCGATCGAGATGCTCCTCGTCCTACCCGCGCTGTTCACCATCGTGATCCTCGCCATCCAGGGCGCGTTCTACTACCACGCGCACACCCTGGCGATCGCAGCCGCCCAAGAAGGAGCCCGCACCGCCGGCGCCCTGAACTCCACCGCCGCCCACGGCGCCGCCGCCGCAGCGGACTTCATCGCCGATGTCGGTGGCGACGACGTCCTCACGGGCGTCGAGGTCGGCGCCGAGCGCACCGACACCTCCGCCCGGATCACCGTCGACGGGTACTCCGCATCCCTGATCCCGGGGTGGAACCCGCCCATCCAGGCCGCAGCGACCGTTCCCGTCGAAAGGGTGACCCCACCATGA
- a CDS encoding DeoR/GlpR family DNA-binding transcription regulator, whose translation MDDRPSVGDVPRALSRKRSERMLAALTLLDAGGSVSLSTLTDKLGVSAATIRRDLADMEDQGLLLRTHGGARRRTALSEVPVRLRDSRFREAKQQIARRAAELLPFGRYSVAISGGTTTAEVARVLAIRPELAIITNSLTTAMAIASRPNLKVIMTGGVVRSNSFEAVGALAENAFNSINVGTAILGTDGISARGGATTHDETEARTNHAMVAHAQRVMVVADGSKVGRLTLAKMADLGEIHILVTDSTADGAELERIRAQGVEIHVVGT comes from the coding sequence GTGGATGATCGTCCGAGCGTAGGGGACGTCCCACGTGCGCTGTCGCGTAAGCGGTCTGAGCGGATGCTTGCGGCGCTCACCCTTCTGGATGCAGGGGGCTCGGTGAGCCTCTCGACTCTCACCGACAAGCTGGGCGTCTCAGCAGCCACTATTCGGCGCGACCTGGCCGATATGGAGGATCAGGGTCTGCTGTTGCGCACCCACGGTGGCGCTCGTAGGCGGACGGCCCTGTCCGAGGTGCCGGTGCGGTTGAGAGATTCGCGGTTTCGCGAGGCGAAGCAGCAGATCGCGCGCCGGGCAGCCGAGCTTCTGCCTTTCGGGCGCTACAGCGTCGCGATCTCAGGGGGGACGACGACGGCGGAGGTTGCACGGGTACTGGCCATACGGCCCGAGCTCGCCATCATCACGAACTCACTCACCACGGCTATGGCGATTGCCTCGCGCCCGAACCTGAAGGTCATCATGACGGGGGGCGTGGTTCGCTCGAACTCGTTCGAGGCCGTCGGGGCGCTTGCTGAGAACGCGTTCAATTCGATAAACGTTGGCACGGCGATCCTCGGCACGGACGGAATCAGCGCCCGTGGCGGGGCAACGACTCACGACGAGACGGAAGCGCGGACGAACCATGCGATGGTCGCCCATGCGCAACGAGTCATGGTGGTCGCTGACGGCTCCAAAGTGGGTCGGCTCACCTTGGCAAAGATGGCCGACCTCGGCGAGATTCACATCCTGGTGACCGACTCAACTGCTGACGGAGCGGAACTCGAGCGTATAAGGGCTCAGGGTGTGGAGATACACGTCGTCGGCACGTAA
- a CDS encoding TadE/TadG family type IV pilus assembly protein — translation MTTHPRPFGSQLPRRRLRQRWDRGDEQGSAAVEAVILVPAFALFIGLLVFAGRTAVAHQGMQAVAADAARSASMARTPASAQAGAEEAITYSLANNNLRCATSSVELDVSGFSAPIGTPGMVTATVTCTLNLGDLAVPGVPGTHTVSASMVSVVDTWRSAP, via the coding sequence ATGACCACCCACCCGCGCCCATTCGGGTCCCAGCTCCCGCGCCGACGACTGCGCCAACGATGGGACCGCGGCGACGAGCAGGGGTCAGCTGCGGTCGAGGCGGTAATCCTGGTGCCCGCGTTCGCGCTGTTCATCGGGCTCCTCGTCTTCGCCGGGCGCACCGCCGTCGCCCACCAAGGAATGCAGGCCGTCGCCGCCGACGCAGCCCGGTCGGCGTCCATGGCCCGGACGCCCGCCAGCGCGCAAGCAGGCGCTGAGGAGGCCATCACCTACTCCCTCGCCAACAACAACCTGCGGTGCGCGACGAGTTCCGTTGAGCTCGACGTGTCCGGGTTCTCGGCACCGATCGGAACACCCGGGATGGTCACTGCCACGGTGACCTGCACCCTCAACCTTGGCGACCTGGCAGTTCCCGGCGTCCCCGGAACCCACACGGTCAGCGCGAGCATGGTCAGCGTCGTCGACACCTGGAGATCGGCCCCATGA
- a CDS encoding response regulator transcription factor, which yields MADDQPVVREGFAAILNSQADMEVVGSAADGRELLAQVAKQTPDIAVVDVRMPVLDGIAATAQITARHPQTKVLILTTFDLDEFVYEALRAGASGFMLKDAQAARLVEGVRLVADGSMLLGPNVTRRLVSDFADHAPEPLAGLGDLTPREHDVLLAIARGLSNTEIGSELFVTEQTVKSHVAAILRKLQCRDRIQLVIAAYESGLLR from the coding sequence GTGGCCGACGATCAGCCCGTCGTGCGGGAGGGCTTCGCGGCGATCCTGAACTCTCAGGCCGACATGGAAGTGGTCGGTTCCGCTGCTGACGGACGGGAGCTGCTCGCACAGGTCGCCAAGCAGACCCCGGATATCGCCGTCGTCGACGTCCGCATGCCCGTACTGGACGGGATCGCTGCGACCGCGCAGATCACAGCTCGACACCCCCAGACCAAGGTCTTGATCCTGACCACCTTCGACCTTGACGAATTCGTCTACGAGGCGCTGCGCGCCGGAGCGAGCGGGTTCATGCTCAAAGACGCCCAGGCCGCACGACTCGTCGAGGGCGTACGCCTCGTCGCGGACGGGTCGATGCTGCTCGGGCCGAACGTCACGCGTCGACTCGTCAGCGACTTCGCAGACCATGCACCCGAGCCGCTTGCGGGCCTCGGCGACCTCACCCCGCGCGAGCACGACGTGCTACTGGCCATCGCTCGAGGCCTGTCGAACACCGAGATCGGGTCGGAACTCTTCGTCACGGAGCAGACCGTCAAGTCCCATGTCGCGGCGATCCTACGCAAACTCCAGTGCCGTGACCGCATCCAGCTCGTGATCGCCGCGTACGAGTCCGGGCTCCTTCGCTAG
- a CDS encoding pilus assembly protein TadG-related protein — MNRFRHLVRIRYQALARDDRGSVSVWAATSAVIMIICVGIAVDLGGQVRAQQQARDLAAQAARVGGQHLDDSAISGRYPLVAIAQAKSAAGNYLTAAEVTGTVTITDATTIRVAVTDTYSPLFLGIVGIADLTVTGDATARVIRTMGETEQ; from the coding sequence ATGAACCGGTTCCGGCACCTGGTGCGGATCCGCTACCAGGCTTTGGCGCGTGACGACCGCGGGTCGGTGTCCGTGTGGGCGGCGACCTCCGCGGTCATCATGATCATCTGCGTCGGGATCGCCGTCGACCTCGGCGGCCAGGTACGCGCTCAACAGCAGGCGCGCGACCTCGCCGCCCAAGCAGCGCGCGTCGGCGGGCAGCACCTTGACGACTCGGCTATCTCGGGCCGCTACCCGCTGGTCGCCATCGCCCAGGCCAAGTCCGCCGCCGGCAACTACCTGACCGCGGCCGAGGTCACCGGGACGGTCACCATCACCGATGCCACCACCATCCGAGTTGCGGTGACCGACACCTACAGCCCCCTGTTCCTCGGCATCGTCGGGATCGCAGACCTCACCGTCACCGGGGACGCCACCGCCCGCGTGATCCGCACGATGGGAGAGACCGAACAATGA
- a CDS encoding LysM peptidoglycan-binding domain-containing protein, with the protein MTTLTRRLLGLLTTVGLVGFAAGIPFGLTSFGLSPVDILTHRIWSNLFEPDDATMAWVGTAILVWAIWAVLVACLVVELVAALRKIDPPDLRGLTVPQSATRTLLTWASLLFIAVPAVTASIPAGPASASAGADVPAIATTAPLRPDQARASTGAPGAEAPRPAGPVASRPAPAARVSAPAPGTTVYEVKRGDSLWKIAETMLGDPMRYLEIEALNAELLGGQPGFIAPPMLLTLPGDARPAEATPAAGATYAVQAGDTLSQIAHDELGDASRYPEIFEASTTIIQPGGEKLTDPDLIKPGWTLDIATPKNGAAPPAATGTGEPANPPSADLPTPQTPATEPDAGPPPAATPSTTQGTGDSPPPAPPTTDVDVDVPESGELVQADDAQVETAPGWLLPGLSGAGALLAGALLLTVRAHRRTQLRYRKPGQILQPPPPGLLAVDRTAEASGTPTAPQIQTLDALLRELATTYPNPQQYPPIVTVELTATHARIHLTADAILPEPWNGDARDWSAPLTERAPATGIPPYPLLVTVGQSAEGHLWLLNLEQVGLLAITGDTERAKAFGRYLAAELALNPWSVLVSVHAIGFGDELALIDPLRYTHYRVDDPDALDEITRAVDPAGGVVGYDPETFHVLLAATTEHATTAAGVRAIAKAIATHPARPGAAVVMVGVANHDFSVEAATTAEGRLLIRSLGLDLDSVGLTAAEARDCALLAATTEEAPCVPYPIDHTASSGMAAVIDAAGALRPQLVNDRPADPTTPAGETSLLPLPTQTYVDVTPTTAQDIQTLAPTISDATASRVLAVYPDLDADVAEWVKGSDCAKPRLALLGPVQAHGRGDPHAAAKRRPFLTGLLGYLALHPAGVTSDQIKTIAGAENYRNNIKVLRRWMGKNPRTGDDYIPYASNTRAAKACGEPRYQVDDVLVDWDLFKALRARGTARGAGNAGITDLELALGLVTGVPFSQRHPGTWKWLDETERLDLIAPCAIVDVAHTVVIHALAIGDIPMARRAVDTAILAAPDDEAALLDLVEILRAEGHPTLARTKLHERIINRTEDHHAPIDLPARTADVLEKPKHMGINGTAPGNGATANNQREGRATRTPTTP; encoded by the coding sequence ATGACCACGCTCACCCGCCGGCTCCTCGGCCTGCTCACCACCGTCGGGCTTGTGGGGTTCGCGGCCGGGATCCCGTTCGGGCTCACGTCGTTCGGGCTCAGCCCGGTGGACATCCTCACCCACCGCATCTGGTCGAACCTGTTCGAGCCCGACGACGCGACCATGGCGTGGGTCGGCACCGCCATCCTCGTATGGGCCATCTGGGCGGTGCTCGTGGCCTGCCTGGTCGTCGAGCTCGTCGCTGCCCTCCGCAAGATCGACCCACCAGATCTGCGCGGGCTCACCGTGCCCCAGAGCGCAACTCGAACCCTGCTCACCTGGGCCTCGCTGCTCTTCATCGCCGTACCCGCCGTCACCGCCTCAATCCCGGCCGGACCCGCATCCGCGTCAGCGGGCGCCGACGTTCCCGCGATCGCGACAACGGCACCACTGCGTCCGGACCAGGCGCGTGCTTCCACCGGTGCGCCCGGCGCGGAGGCGCCTCGACCGGCCGGTCCGGTCGCGTCACGGCCCGCGCCCGCCGCGCGCGTGAGCGCCCCCGCACCTGGCACGACCGTGTATGAGGTCAAACGCGGGGACAGCCTATGGAAGATCGCCGAGACCATGCTCGGCGACCCCATGCGCTACCTCGAGATCGAAGCACTGAACGCCGAACTGCTCGGCGGACAGCCGGGCTTCATCGCACCACCCATGTTGCTGACACTGCCGGGCGATGCCCGCCCTGCGGAGGCCACCCCCGCCGCCGGCGCCACCTACGCCGTCCAAGCCGGTGACACGCTCTCCCAGATCGCCCATGACGAACTCGGGGACGCCTCCCGCTACCCCGAGATCTTCGAAGCGTCCACGACCATCATCCAACCGGGCGGCGAGAAACTGACGGACCCTGACCTCATCAAACCGGGTTGGACCCTCGACATCGCCACACCCAAGAACGGAGCCGCACCACCGGCCGCGACGGGCACCGGCGAGCCAGCGAATCCGCCATCAGCCGATCTCCCGACGCCGCAGACGCCGGCGACCGAACCCGACGCCGGCCCACCACCGGCAGCGACTCCTTCGACCACACAAGGCACCGGTGATTCGCCGCCACCAGCTCCTCCTACCACCGACGTCGACGTCGACGTCCCAGAGTCGGGCGAGCTGGTGCAGGCTGACGACGCCCAGGTCGAGACGGCGCCGGGGTGGCTCCTACCCGGACTCAGCGGGGCCGGAGCGCTGCTGGCCGGAGCGCTGCTGCTCACCGTGCGCGCGCACCGGCGCACGCAACTGCGCTACCGCAAACCCGGCCAGATACTGCAACCGCCGCCCCCCGGCCTGCTCGCTGTCGACCGCACCGCCGAAGCGTCGGGAACCCCGACCGCCCCACAGATCCAGACACTCGACGCCCTGCTGCGTGAACTGGCCACGACGTACCCGAATCCGCAGCAGTACCCGCCCATCGTCACCGTGGAACTCACGGCCACCCACGCTCGGATCCACCTCACCGCAGATGCAATCCTCCCCGAGCCGTGGAATGGCGACGCCCGCGACTGGTCCGCACCGCTCACCGAACGCGCCCCAGCAACGGGTATCCCGCCCTACCCGCTCCTGGTCACGGTCGGCCAGTCCGCCGAAGGACACCTGTGGCTCCTCAATCTCGAACAGGTTGGATTGCTCGCCATCACCGGAGACACCGAACGCGCCAAAGCGTTCGGACGGTATTTGGCCGCAGAACTCGCTCTGAACCCGTGGTCGGTCCTCGTCAGCGTGCACGCCATCGGATTTGGCGACGAGCTTGCCCTGATCGATCCGCTGCGCTACACCCACTACCGCGTCGACGACCCCGACGCTCTAGACGAGATCACCCGAGCCGTCGACCCCGCAGGCGGCGTCGTGGGATACGACCCAGAAACCTTCCACGTCCTCCTGGCCGCCACCACCGAGCACGCGACCACCGCCGCGGGAGTGCGGGCCATCGCCAAGGCCATTGCCACCCACCCCGCACGCCCCGGCGCAGCGGTCGTCATGGTCGGGGTCGCCAACCACGACTTCAGCGTCGAAGCGGCCACGACAGCCGAGGGTCGCCTGCTGATCCGATCACTTGGACTCGACCTCGACAGTGTCGGGCTCACCGCCGCCGAAGCCCGCGACTGCGCTTTGCTGGCAGCAACGACCGAGGAGGCTCCGTGCGTCCCGTACCCGATCGACCACACCGCCAGTTCCGGCATGGCCGCCGTGATCGACGCCGCCGGCGCGCTACGCCCCCAACTCGTCAATGACCGCCCCGCGGACCCGACCACACCCGCCGGCGAGACCTCCCTCCTGCCCCTGCCCACCCAGACGTACGTCGACGTAACCCCAACAACGGCGCAGGACATCCAAACGCTCGCACCCACAATCTCGGACGCAACGGCCAGCAGGGTCCTCGCGGTCTACCCCGACCTCGACGCTGACGTCGCCGAATGGGTCAAAGGGTCCGATTGCGCGAAACCGCGCCTCGCTCTTCTCGGGCCCGTGCAGGCGCACGGGCGCGGAGACCCGCACGCAGCCGCGAAGCGCCGACCGTTCCTTACCGGACTGCTCGGCTACCTCGCCCTGCATCCCGCCGGAGTGACCTCCGACCAGATCAAAACGATCGCTGGAGCCGAGAACTACCGCAACAACATCAAAGTTCTGCGCCGATGGATGGGCAAGAACCCGCGCACAGGCGACGACTACATCCCGTACGCCAGCAACACCCGCGCCGCGAAGGCTTGCGGCGAACCCCGCTACCAAGTCGACGACGTTCTCGTCGACTGGGACCTGTTCAAAGCCTTACGAGCCCGCGGCACCGCGCGAGGCGCAGGCAACGCAGGCATCACCGACCTCGAGCTCGCTCTCGGGCTCGTCACCGGGGTGCCCTTCAGCCAGCGACACCCAGGGACATGGAAGTGGCTCGACGAGACCGAGCGCCTCGACCTCATCGCCCCCTGCGCCATCGTCGATGTCGCCCACACCGTCGTCATCCACGCGCTCGCCATCGGGGACATCCCCATGGCCCGCCGCGCTGTCGACACCGCGATCCTCGCCGCACCCGACGACGAAGCCGCACTCCTCGACCTCGTCGAGATCCTTCGCGCCGAGGGCCACCCCACCCTTGCACGCACCAAACTCCACGAGCGCATCATCAACCGCACCGAGGATCACCACGCGCCGATCGACCTGCCTGCACGCACCGCTGACGTCCTCGAAAAGCCCAAGCACATGGGGATCAACGGCACGGCACCGGGTAACGGCGCCACAGCCAATAACCAGAGGGAGGGACGAGCTACTCGCACGCCGACCACACCTTGA
- a CDS encoding sensor histidine kinase, giving the protein MAVRLAVARVVTEGLTNVLRYAPGTPSASVAVRRGTSAVEVEVLDAGGTRPGAGGGTHRGILGMRERAALLGGLLDPHGELLDGRRQLVDACQVQPARTLDGHLLGPGSHSRRNRRL; this is encoded by the coding sequence ATGGCGGTCCGGCTGGCGGTGGCGCGGGTGGTAACCGAAGGGCTGACCAACGTGCTCCGGTACGCCCCGGGCACACCGTCGGCGAGCGTCGCCGTGCGGCGCGGCACCTCCGCCGTCGAGGTCGAGGTGCTGGACGCCGGGGGTACCCGTCCCGGGGCGGGCGGCGGCACCCATCGCGGCATCCTGGGCATGCGTGAGCGTGCCGCTCTGCTCGGTGGACTCCTCGATCCGCACGGAGAGCTCCTCGATGGACGCAGACAGCTCGTCGATGCGTGTCAGGTGCAGCCGGCAAGAACCCTTGATGGGCACTTACTCGGGCCCGGTTCGCACAGCCGCCGGAACCGTCGCCTATGA